Part of the Falco biarmicus isolate bFalBia1 chromosome 4, bFalBia1.pri, whole genome shotgun sequence genome, GGTTGAGGCAGGTCCCCAGATCTCAGCTGTCTTGTGCTTTGGACAGAGAGGGAGGCGCAAGTCTGGAAAGCACTGACTGAAGAAGCTGTATTAGACTAGCTGTAGCCAGCTGGGCAAAAGAAACACCCGCCCCTGTGTCTGACCCTGGGCTGGGGTTTGGCTGGTCACAGTTTCCATTCCTCACcgtggctggtgctgcagcctcGGGCTGAAATCAGCTGTGTGAGAGCTTTGTGGTAGCTGCGTGTGGTCTGAAATATAATAAAGATCAAAACCAGCACTTGGGGGTAAGCTGGCATgacccagctgcttcccagggaTGGCTTTCTCTCATTTTGTATTCCTGTGTGCTCACGTGCCAGAAAACAAGCTGCAAAGCTCAACAGCTGTTTAGTCCTCAGGGGCTGGAGTCTTCTGAGTACACAGGGACCATTTGCCCAGGCCCTTGAGGCTCGGTGTATGTGTGGGCTAGTGGGGGATCAAGGCTTTTCACAGAAGGGCCTGATGAGCCCAAGCAGGAATGTGGAGCTTTGCTGGGTGTTGTGCAGGGTTGCTGCTGAGTTTGTGTGTCCCCTGTGCTTTATTTGCTGGGGGAGCCTGTTCTTAACGAGTGCCTCGGGGTGCTTTGTGGCAGATGCTGAGCCGCAGAGCTAGCTCTCTCTGCCTCACGGGCAGAGTCCCTGGCAACTGCTGGTCTGCGTTTGCCCTTTTTGCCTACTGATGTTTTTTGGATCTAAAGGTTAATTATGCCTGGGCTTGTACCAAAAAATGCCTTGTCGGCATCCGACCTTTGTACCTGTCCTGCAGAGGTGTTGCTCGGGGTGTGCTGTGTCGATGACAGGCCACGGAGATAACCAGGCTTAGCGAGCTGTGGCCTCAGGGCCAGCCTGGCATTCGGTTGGGGCATGATGTGCCCGAGCTTCCCCTGGCTACCCCAGGGCTTTAGCGTCAGGGTGCTGCATGGCTGAAGCTGGCTGTGCTCAGGCAGGtctctcccctgcctgcagtgTTTGCTGTATGCCAACAGGGACGTGGCCCCTGGCTGACCACTTCCTCGCCTGTTCAAAGGTCTGGGTCTAACCCTTGCTGAAGGAGAGAGTCCCAGAAAGAATCtcaagtctcttttttttttgcaggcatCGAAGAAGCTGGAGGCAGCCACAGGCCAGCAGTGCCTGCCTCTGTCCATAGATGTCAGGCAGCCCCAAACCATTGTGGCAGCAGTGGATGAGGCGCTGAAGGAGTTCAAGCGGATTGACATCCTCATTAATGGTGAGCTTCTGGAGTGGACAGGGGAAAGATTCAGTACTTGCTGCTGGGAAGGGTGTTTTCCTGTATGGAGATTGTTTGCCTAGTGTCTGCCTTATGCTGCTTTGGCCTGGGAGCGTCTGGGCAGCCCCCCGGGAGCACAGAGGGGATGGGCTCAGAAGAAGCAGAGACCTGTTTGTGATAGGTGGCTGCCCGTGCTTGCCTGGTGTGGATCATCCCTGCTCCCACTGCGCCAGcaccctcctgccctcaggctgGCTGTGGTGCTGGGCACTTAGAGCCACAAACTGTTTATCCTCTTATCAGACCTTTTTCCATGTGCTTTCTAGTCTACCCAGACAGTATCACTCACCGTCCCTCTTGCAGGAGTGCTCTGAACCTGCCTGACCCTCTCCTGGCCCAGTCCTGACTGTGCTCCTGGCTGCTTGTTCTTCAGGTGCTGCGGGAAACTTTCTGTGCCCAGCCGCTGCCCTGTCCTTCAACGCCTTCAAGACTGTGATAGATATCGACACCATTGGCACCTTCAACACCTCCAAAGTCCTCTTTGAGAAATATTTCCGGGTAAGTGGGACCAGAGCCAGAGGACTCGGAGGAGGGGCTGCTGATAGGCAGGGAGTTAGTGTCAAACAAACCACACTTTGCTCCTGAGCAATTCAAGGTGGCGTGGAGGGCAGAAGGGAGTACAGCACTGGTGTaaccagggctgtgctgccaggcCTCTGCCACCCACCATTCTTAGATCCAGTCCGTTCCCTCCCAGGGGTGGCAGCCTCTGTGCAGGAACTGGGAATCTTGTCAGTCCCTTGCCCTGGGGCTTTCGATTGCTGTGGCAACTTTCCATGCTCTGCCACATGCCAGGGAAGAAGGTGTGATCTGCTGCTCCTTTTCCGgctcctctgctttctcttggCCTTTGCTTGTCCCCTGCATCTCCTGCCTCTCTAGAAGGGCCTTGCTGGCTGCCCCAGCTCACTGAGGCTGGgtgggcagtgctgccctggtGATGGGTTAGCAACGCAGTGGTGGCAGTGCCCGTGGGTGACCATCCCTCCTAGCTCAGCTCCCTTGTTCCACCATGCCACTATGTGACCCcttgtgctgctccctgcctaaTGCCgtgtctctttttcttccccaggacCATGGTGGGATCATCGTTAACATCACAGCGACCCTGAGCTACCGAGGACAGGCCCTCCAGGTGCATGCTGGTGCTGCTAAGGCTGCCATAGGTACCTAAATGCTCCTTGCTGGGGTTCTGTGAGCTGTGTGGGGCCAGTAAGGAAGCTGCTTCTTCTCAAATATTGGGATGGGAAGATGTCCTTGAAAGAGGTGACTATAAAACAGTGTGGTTACTACATGCCTGAGTGCTCTTCCAGGGCCCTTTGCTCTTGACCACAGTCTTCTGTGGCGTTTTGCGTTCCCCCCACCGGCTCTGCTCTCCATTTCTCATTCCTGTTGTAATCCCTTCCCAGATGCTATGACCCGCCACCTTGCTGTGGAGTGGGGACCCAACAACGTCCGAGTGAACAGCTTAGCGCCAGGCCCCATTACAGGCACCGAGGGCTACCGGCGGCTGGGTAAGGCAACCTGGGGCTCCTGTCTCTGCCTCGGTGTGGCTCGCTGGGAGGGGACTGTGGCAGACTACCAGTGCCATGCAGCCCGTGGGACATGTGATGCGGCTGGGGCTGTTGCTGCTGGGCACGGCTGTCCTGTGACTAGGCTGGCATGTCTTTTTGGGGGAGCAGCCCTTCCTGCATCCTCGATGACTCGCAAGGCACTGATTTTTCTCTATTGAGCGGCGGCTTTTTGTGACCTCTGATGCAATGACATGGTGTAAGGTGCTTCCCCAAAGCTCAGCCTGGCCGGCTGCCTTGCCTGATGGTTTAGCTCTCGCAGTCTCTCAGCAGAGTGCCAGTTCAGCCCAAGAGGCTGGGAAAGCTGAGGTGGAACTTAACTGTTGCAGTAcaaatcctgctgctgggcttgagCCACCCTCATTTAACTCTCTCCTCAGGCCTTTGTCCCTggcctgtcccagggctgtgccaggatCTCATTTAGTTTCCACGGCGCACTCAGCAAGCCCCATGCAAACCGTGCCACAGGGTCTGGCGGACAGTGGTGGTGGGCAGGCGGTCCCGTGATCTGAGCTGGCTCTTCTCTTTGCCACTCCTAGGTGGGAAATTTGCGGAGGCAGCAAGCCAGTTTGACATGATCCCCCTGCAGCGCGCAGGGAACAAGACGGAGATTGCCCACAGCACGCTGTACCTGGCGAGCCCCCTCTCCTCCTACGTGACGGGCACCACCCTGGTCGTGGATGGTGGGAGCTGGCTGACCTCTGCCAACAACTTCCCCGCTTTGCTGGGTATTGCTTCATCCTCTGCTAAACTCTAGGTGACGTGCATTTCCCCCTCCGTGGGATTAGAGCAGGAATTGTCAGAAACCCCATTGCTTCATGGCATAGGGGCGTGGCTGCCATAACAGTGGGTATGGCATTACCATCTTCAGGTGCCTCGGTCACCTTGTagcagtcccagctctgcccctccTGCGGCAGCTGCGTGGCACGTGCGCTGTCTTGGGGCAGTGGGGACATGCTGGGTGTCAGGGTCTCCCGGGGAGGGCAGCCAGCTTGGGTCTCAACTTGGCAGCACTTGTTCTCAAAACTTCCTCTGCTTTTGGGAGGGTGGAGCAGGGTCACCCCCCATGCGGTTGTCAGAGCAATGTGGGGAACACCTCTGAGTCCTTGTGGATGGTCCTAGGGATGACTTGGGAAGGGCAGGAGAGCTTGCTGGGTTTTTCCTCTGAGCCTGCAGTTGACATGGTATCTCTTGTTCCTGCTGGAAGATGCTTGTCTGGACACCTCTGAGTGTCCCCTGAAGTGACGTGCTGCTCCTTCTCTGTGCCCCACCAGCAGGATTGGGCACAGAGAGTCCCAATggcctctctctccccttccttgCATGAGTTACTGCAGGGTGTCTTGTGTTGCGGCTGACTTGCATGCAAGTCTGTTGGCATATGTCTgcagaggtgggaagggagCTGGTGGCTGGGGCCTGGCACTTCTTTCCAGGAGAGGGgtctcctttcttcccctctccccctaCTTGGGTCCGGCGTGGCGGCctctgggagcagggcaggcccAGGCAGCACTG contains:
- the DECR2 gene encoding peroxisomal 2,4-dienoyl-CoA reductase [(3E)-enoyl-CoA-producing] isoform X1, with the protein product MRRACPGGARLSRQPVRGALTRRALRPGPLPAAHRAAMAEAAGASRPPADVDTDDCLREYRHLFSPDILAGQVAFITGGGSGIGFRVAEIFMRHGCRTVIASRNLQRVSEASKKLEAATGQQCLPLSIDVRQPQTIVAAVDEALKEFKRIDILINGAAGNFLCPAAALSFNAFKTVIDIDTIGTFNTSKVLFEKYFRDHGGIIVNITATLSYRGQALQVHAGAAKAAIDAMTRHLAVEWGPNNVRVNSLAPGPITGTEGYRRLGGKFAEAASQFDMIPLQRAGNKTEIAHSTLYLASPLSSYVTGTTLVVDGGSWLTSANNFPALLDFWAAGTNKNQ
- the DECR2 gene encoding peroxisomal 2,4-dienoyl-CoA reductase [(3E)-enoyl-CoA-producing] isoform X2; translated protein: MRRACPGGARLSRQPVRGALTRRALRPGPLPAAHRAAMAEAAGASRPPADVDTDDCLREYRHLFSPDILAGQVAFITGGGSGIGFRVAEIFMRHGCRTVIASRNLQRVSEASKKLEAATGQQCLPLSIDVRQPQTIVAAVDEALKEFKRIDILINGAAGNFLCPAAALSFNAFKTVIDIDTIGTFNTSKVLFEKYFRDHGGIIVNITATLSYRGQALQVHAGAAKAAIDAMTRHLAVEWGPNNVRVNSLAPGPITGTEGYRRLGGKFAEAASQFDMIPLQRAGNKTEIAHSTLYLASPLSSYVTGTTLVVDGGSWLTSANNFPALLGIASSSAKL